The Planctomycetaceae bacterium genome includes the window CATCGCCCACGTGTGCGCGTCGCAAGGAACCATTGCAGACCTCCTTGTCTGTCGTGGCTATGATGCCGCGCTATGAATATCATCGGCATAGGCTATGCAAAGTGTTGAGATGTGGGTAAAGGTGAGGGCGTAAGCCCCCGGAACAGCCCTCCCCCCGATATCCAGCCCCGAAGGGGCGGCAGGTTTCGCCGCCCGCAGCGCCCAAAAACCTTCCGCCTCTGCGAGGCGGGAAGATAAAAAAAGACGTTCTCCGGAGGCTTACGCCTCCGGCTAAATCCTGGAGCCTCTTCGAGGCTCACTCAGTTCCCGATTTTGACGCTCACCGCCGCATGGCCCGGAGATCCTCCTTGATCTTGCGGCGGTTGAACCAGATCAGCAGGAAGATGGGATAGGCTATTGCTCCGGCAAGATTGCCGATCGCCACTGCCGCCACAAATCGCAAGTCTGCAGGGCTCGACGGGCCCAGGCAAAGGAAGAAGGGCGAGTCGGCGGCAATGTCAATGCCGCCAACGGCCAGATATACCGCTGCGACGACCAAGTGCATCGGGCCAGCAATCGCAAGGCGCTTGAGCAGGCAGATGGCGCCTATCAGGAGCATCAGATGCAGAAAGAGCCGAATCGCCCCGGCGGTGATCTGCCAATCCGGGTTAACTCTTGTCATGTACTGGAGGGGAAAGAAGGGTTTACCGGTAGCGGCGCTGAGCAGGAGAGTCAGACCCAGCATCGCCCAGATGATTGAGAGAACGCCGACGACAGCCGGCCACGTCGGGCGCGGCGGGGGAGAGGGACATTCCAGTTGCGGAGGAGAGCTCTGGGGCTGTCTGCTCATGTCATGGCTTCCACGTCTTCTTTGATCTTGCGGCGGTTGAACCAGATGATCAGGAAGACCGGATAGGCGATGCCCAGCGGCATGGATGCAAAGCCGATGATTGTTCCGATGCGCAGCGGCGCGGGCATCGCCGCGAAGTCCAGGGCAGCGATCTGGCCGGCCGCGCTGACGGCGGTAATCGCAATCTCCAGAATCGCGTACGCCAGGTGGAGCACTCGAGCCACAGGCCGCCGCTTGAGCAGGCTGATCCCGCCGATCAGCAGCCCTACGGCCAGGACCAGGCTCGCCACGGCGATTATCGTCAGGAAAGCCCCGTACCAGTCCGCGGCATAGTCATAAATGCTCGGACCCCGGTCAAGCCCCGCCGTGAAGCGTTCTGCCAACGATCCGCCGATCCCGCCCAGCACGCCCAGCGACGCCAGGATCGTCGAAATAATGCCGACCACCGTCGGCCACACCGCTCTGCCTTCCGGCAACGGCGCGGGGTATTGCTGGTAGATCGGCGGAGGCAGGCTGGGAACCTGGTCTGTCACAGTCGCTGTCTCCTTCCGCGGCGTCCGCGCGGCGGCCTATTCCTTGATGGGCTTGCCGAGCATGCTCTCGACTTCGGCGAGCTTCTGCTTCATCAGCTCGGGCGTCTTGGCCTCGAGGTTCAGGCGCAGCAGGGGCTCGGTGTTTGACGGCCGCACGTTGCACCACCAGTCGTCGTACTGGATGGTCACGCCGTCGAGGGCGTCGATCTCGGCGTCTTTGTAGCGGGCGGTGACTTCTTCCATCTTGCCCGCTTTGTCTTCGACGCGGAAGTTGATCTCGCCGCTGTGGCTGTAGCGCTGGACGGGGGCTACGACCTGGCTGAAGGGCTTGTTCTGAGCGGCCAGCATGCTCACGACGGTGGCGAAGGCGATCACGCCGCTGTCGCAGTTCCAGTTGTCGCGGAAGTAGTAGTGCCCGCTGAGTTCTCCGCCGAAGACCGCGTGCGTGTCGGCCAGGGCTTTCTTCATGAAGGCGTGGCCGACGCGTTCGCGGCGGGGCACGCCGCCGGCGGTGCGGATTTCTTCGGCGACGGCGCGGCTGGAGCGCAGGTCGAACACGACGGTCGAGCCGGCGTGGTCGCGCAGGAAGTGGCGGCCGACCAGGGCGGTCACCAGGTCGCTGCGGACGGTCTGGCCCTTTTCGTCGATGAACATGCATCGGTCGGCGTCGCCGTCCATGCAGATGCCCAGGTCGGCCTTGTTGGCCAGGACCGCCTTCTTGACCTGGGCGAGGTTGCTCTCGATGAGCGGGTTGGGTTCGTGCGCGAAGCCCTTGCCGATCGTCCAGTTCAGCGGCACCAGCTCGATGTCGCTGTCGGAGAAGATTCGCGGGATGCACTTGCCGCCCATCGAGTTGGAGGCGTCGACGACGACCTTCAGCCGCCGCGGCGTGCGCAGGAACCGCAGCACGTGCTTGCGGTAGTCGCCCCACAGGTCCACGCACTGGGCGGAACTGGCCACCGACGCCCCGCCGGGCATGCGCGTCAGCATCGAGACCATGTGCTTGATCTCGTCGAGCCCCGATTCCTTGCCCACGGGCTTGGCCTTGGCGGCCGAAATTTTGAACCCGTTGTACTCGGGCGGGTTGTGCGAGGCCGTGATCATCACCCCGCCGCAGGCGCCGAGGTGGTTGATCGCGAAGTACACCATCGGCGTGTCGCACATGCCGATGTCGATGCAGTCGATCCCGCTGGCGGTCACGCCGTTGATCAGGGCCGTCATCAGCGACTCGCTGCTGGGGCGCATGTCGTAGCCGACGATCAGGCGGTTGGAACTGCTCATGCCGCGGTCGTACCCCGAGAGCTTGCTGCGCATGTACTGGGCGGTGGCGTGACCGATCCGCCAGGCCAGGTCTTCGGTGACCTCCTTGCCGTAAATCCCGCGAACATCGTATGCC containing:
- a CDS encoding phosphomannomutase/phosphoglucomutase, which codes for MAAEILDKVFKAYDVRGIYGKEVTEDLAWRIGHATAQYMRSKLSGYDRGMSSSNRLIVGYDMRPSSESLMTALINGVTASGIDCIDIGMCDTPMVYFAINHLGACGGVMITASHNPPEYNGFKISAAKAKPVGKESGLDEIKHMVSMLTRMPGGASVASSAQCVDLWGDYRKHVLRFLRTPRRLKVVVDASNSMGGKCIPRIFSDSDIELVPLNWTIGKGFAHEPNPLIESNLAQVKKAVLANKADLGICMDGDADRCMFIDEKGQTVRSDLVTALVGRHFLRDHAGSTVVFDLRSSRAVAEEIRTAGGVPRRERVGHAFMKKALADTHAVFGGELSGHYYFRDNWNCDSGVIAFATVVSMLAAQNKPFSQVVAPVQRYSHSGEINFRVEDKAGKMEEVTARYKDAEIDALDGVTIQYDDWWCNVRPSNTEPLLRLNLEAKTPELMKQKLAEVESMLGKPIKE